The sequence TAAGCTTGGCTTTGATGGGGATGTCTTTGTTGGGAATACCCTTTTGTCCATTTATGGGAATTGTGGGCTTTTTGGTGATGCGATGAAGGTGTTTGATGAAATTCCTGAGGGGGATAAGGTGTCGTGGAATACTGTTATTGGGCTGTGTTCTCTTCATGGGTTTTACGAGGAGGCACTTgggtttttaagaaaaatggttGCGGTCAAACCGGGGATTCAACCAGACTTGGTTACTGTTGCTAGTGTGTTGCCGGTGTGTGCAGAGACTGAGGACGAGGTGATGGTGAGGATCGTGCACTGTTATGCTATGAAGGTTGGCTTGTTGGGCCATGTAAAGGTTGGAAATGCGTTGGTTGATGTTTATGGGAAATGTGGGAGTGAGAAGGCTTCCAAGAAAGTTTTTGATGATATTGATGAGAGGAATGTGGTTTCCTGGAATCCTATTATTACTAGTTTTTCTTTTAGAGGGAAGTATATGGATGCTTTGGATGTATTTAGGTTGATGATTGATGTGGGAATGGGACCAAACTTTGTCACCATTTCTAGTATGCTACCTGTGTTAGGAGAATTAGGACTTTTCAAGTTGGGAGCGGAAGTCCATGGGTTTAGTTTGAGGATGGCTATTGAGTCTGATGTATTTATTACTCATTGGTAGATATGTATCCCAAATCAGGATCTTCATGAATAGCATCCATTATATTCAATAAAATGGGAGTAAGAAATATTGTTTGTATCTTGGAATGCTATGATTGCAAATTTTGCTCAGAACAGGCTTGAGTATGAAGCTGTAGAATTAGTGAGGCAAATGCAAGCCAAGGGAGAAACCCCCAACAATGTAACCTTCACAAATGTTCTTCCAGTTTGTGCAAGGTCAGGTTTCCTGAATGTTGGAAAAGAAATTCATGCCCAGATTATTCGGGTTGGATCCTCCTTGGATTTGTTTGTCTCTAATGCTCTGACAAAATGTGGATGCATAAACCTTGCtcagaatgttttgaatatttcTGTCAGGGAAGAAGTTTCCTACAATATACTAATTATAGGCTATTCTCGAACAAATGACAGCTCAGAGTCTCTAAGTTTGTTTTCAGAAATGAGACTCTTGGGCATGAGGCCTGATATTGTTTCATTCATGGGTGTTATATCAGCTTGTGCAAATCTAGCTTCCATAAAACAAGGCAAAGAGGTCCATGGTCTGCTGGTGAGAAAGCTTTTTCACATTCATCTTTTTGCAGTGAACTCACTCTTTGATTTGTATACCAGGTGTGGACGAATAGATCTCGCTACTAAGGTCTTTGATCATATTCAAAACAAGGATGCGGCCTCTTGGAACACTATGATTTTGGGCTATGGTATGCAAGGTGAGTTGAACACTGCAATCAACCTTTTTGAAGCAATGAAGGAAGACAGTGTGGAATATAATTCAGTTTCATTTATTGCGGTTTTGTCTGCGTGTAGCCATGGAGGGCTAATTGGGAAGGGAAGAAAATACTTTAAGATGATGCGCGATCTAAATATTGAACCAACACATACACACTATGCTTGTATGGTTGATCTCCTTGGAAGGGCCGATCTAATGGAAGAAGCTGCAGACCTTATTAGAGGCCTCTCTATTGTACTGGATACTAATATATGGGGTGCATTGCTTGGAGCATGCCGAATACATGGGAACATAGAATTGGGGATGTGGGCAGCCGAacatttgtttgaattaaagcCTCAGCACTGTGGATACTATATACTCCTTTCAAATATGTATGCAGAAGCTGTAAGATGGGATGAGGCAAACAAGGTTAGGAAATTGATGAAGTCAAGGGGAGCTAAGAAAAATCCAGGTTGCAGTTGGGTTCAAATTGGAGATCAGGTGCATAAATTTCTTGGTGAGAAAATAGACAGCTTGGATGATGACTTTTGGGTATCAGATTgtggttgtttttttttttttttttttttgtagaagcCTTGAGTAAATTATCTAGAGAATTATATTGTTAAAGGCATTTTCTGGTTGCATAAGCAAATTGGATTTTGATTTTCCTTCCTTTACATATTAACTACACACCCTATTTATCAATCTAACAATGTGATgaaatttttaagatttgaaataatgaaaatagtcGCATATTAACTCCATTGAAGCCCTGTTCTGATAACtgccatatatttttttagaaggcAGTGTTTACATTGTGATGACACCTAGTGCATTGGAGGTTGTGTCTTTCAAAACTATTGATCGATCCTTTTAAGCTTTTTAGaggttgaaaaacaaaattttcgTGGTGACATATCCTAAAATATTTGAGGTGAATATTGGCACAAAGTCGATCCTTGTATCTGGTGGTCAAGGGTACTGATGCAACATCCAGCTACCCCATTTAATGGCTTCAGATGTGAAAATAGTCACATATCACAGGAGAACATTATAGGGTGAAAATAGTTttatgtcaatattttttttctggttTTTTAACATGGATCTTTCATTGGAAATAATCCTGTTAGACACATTCGGATACTAAATATGCTTCTCTTCTACCGAGGATTCAAATCTTGGTTCATCATGTAATGGAAGACTAGTTTTAaccttgttgattttttttattaaatattgtatACCATCATTGTGTCCTTGAAGTTTTGTCAAGATGCAAACCAAACTAAGAATTCCtaataaaattgtgaatttctgAAGAGATGtagtcaaaagaaaataaaagatgattagtaagttaaaaaatagaaacaaattcaaatatgaactgagtacaaccatgacagaatcaGAATCCCTTTGCACAACATTCGTTGGCACATGTGCTTGTATCAAGTTGCTTAATTATTCTGTGTACGACCAACTAtgtaaatgattaaaaatagttttcacAATGTGCAATATGTTGTATGTGCATATTTGACTCTTTTTTATCGTTAATTTGTGCTTAATGCTTGAAACTATCTCACCATCAGGGATTCAGACCTAGAATTGGTCATCTTTCTAACCTCATCTAAAGTaccaatttgttaattttttaattatttctttagtAACATCTAGACAAAACTTACAAATAGGAGGCCTCTcaataataagaaaatgtagaatattaaagttattttttcccAAAgagtatttttacttttaaaaaacataatattatttttttaaaaatttcatgaaCTCTGCACCATTACTAATGGGACTGGACTTGAAAAACGATGTTCTAACCACCAAGGTTCTTAAATGCAAAGACCTCCCATCACAGCATATTCTCATTAATGAATTGTTCTATCCCCTGTTAATAAGAACAACGTCAAGCTaccatcattttttatttttttaatttcatgatgTCTGCACAATAGTTAATCAAGCTGCCCTTGATACTTGACAGACGACTTCCTAACCACTCCAATCTCttatatttagttatttaactTTAAGCCATTTCTTTAGGACTATAAATTGAGATCAGACAGCACTAAACAAAACCACCACCAAGTACCTAGGTATACATAATTCtagttcagtttttttttactccttTCTTAGTGAACCATATTTTCAAACATGGTGACACCAGAAAAGAGCCTTTCAACAGCTTTAAATGCCAGAACCATAGGCTCAGGCAATGAGACCATAGTTTTGTGTCACGGGTTTGGAACAGACCAGTCAATTTGGGACAAAATCATTCCTCTTTTGGCTGAAAACTACACTCTAGTTCTCTTTGATTGGCCCTTTTCTGGGGCTGTCACAGATAAGAGCCTTTATGACCATGCCAAGTACACATCCTTCGAACCTTATGCTGATGATTTAATCACTATCATAGATGAGATGGACCTCAAATGTGTCACTTTTGTTGGACATTCCATGTCTGCTATGATCGGTTGCATTGCCTCAACTAAAAAGCCTGAGCTCTTTAAGAGACTTATTCTTGTTACTGCTTCACCAAGGTGAGTTGACTGAGTTGATCTATATTTCTATATAAGcttcttttatgattttttttagactAGTCAGTCATTTTGGTCCTTAAACTAGTTAGTATGTATTGTCACATTAatctcttaaagtaaaaaaaaatggtaaataATTTCTTGAGATGTCAAATAAGTTCTTAAACTTAACTATTTAATgtcatttagtttttaaatatatgttaatagtattattttagtcatacacttttttttttaattttgttgtccacttttgatcttaaaaaaaatctcagttATATTCATTTCATCTTTATCTCCCAGTCTTTGATGAACTatacaaaatctaaaaatactcTTAATCCTAGTTTATAGTGAGATCACTTTAAAATTTCACTCTatagtaaaaaatgttaaaaaaagaagatatcaAAGTATGTTACCAAGGCTATGTTTtgacaaaattaaatgaaaaattagcttaaagttgaaaaattaactaataattaaaagctgaaaataaattataagtatttgataaaaCTAACCGTTCAAgtaggaaaaaaatgtaaaagaacaCATTTAAATAGGGTATTAaggaaattgaataaaaattttaagaataaaaagagaataaaatataaaaaagttaaaagttaaaaactaacgttttaaaaaatattacttctaGTGCttcaaaaaaatactaaaaattattttaaaaaaatactagaaactactttaaaaaactcaaaattattGCTATAATTAGATATATAAGTACCATCGCTATAGGATGTATATTAGTTGGGAAAAGTTACCCAAGTATAATACACgtatgtaatttaaaaaaaaaatcgcttTCCCATGTGTTGTTAACTTGAATTTTTGGTACAATACTTTTCAAAAGTTCTAATTTGGAAGTTTGCTACacatattcattttaaaaaccaAGCAGCCGGCCAAGCCGGCCATCTATTTTGAAAAAACAAGTTTTATGCTATCATTAATTATtcgattaattataattttaagtacATGATACCACCTCTTGTTCAATGAGtagtataaaatttaatttagatagaaaaaatgaaatggacTTTTTGAGGTTTGAATCTTTTATGATATAATCCATAACCTTTAATGTTTTTGAAATGTTGGAAACAATAcctctattatttttttctattaaatattgatcgacttatgattataattttttccctCAAATTTCTCTCTGACTAGTTCAAACCATGGTGAGTGTTTtagttcttttagttttttttttatattttttttagtctttgctGGTGTCAAATAACAATGTTAAATAATGATATATCATTGATATTAAAAGACTATTAACAATGATCAAAGAGTTTGACTTCATTtgttcaaacaattgatgatGCATGTCAGCTCATTTGATGAAAgttttaaaaacacaatttattGGAGAAAGATATACATGACTACATTATTAGACACCTTGATAATAACTTAGCAAATAAATGAGTTGCAATATCATTGTTAcattattagttaatattattatttaacaacaagaactaaaacaagaaaacaattaaacttaaaagtactaaaaaaaacatcttatttACAAGTAACAAAAGGTTTTaagtcttaatttttttagaatgtgTAAAACATTtatcttcttcattcacttacTCAATTTTCAATCATCAGAAGGAGGATTCTACCATCTCTCTTCCATTTTTGCAAATATGTCTCCATAAATTTGgaccatttatatatatatattcatacatAGTAAATTATGTCCCGATCATTGAACCATGCTTGGAAGTCTCTCTCACGAATCATGTTCTAGGATACATGCTACTTCCTGGTTTTTTGGAATAATATTTGTGTTAGGTGGGGACGGATGAGTAAAAGATGTTAATGTTCTAGGGTCTCTTACTGATTTGCTTAGGTGATCATGTTGGGCATGTGATGCgttttattaatagaaaaaaacagACGTTTCATGTGTaactgattttcatttttttaataaaaagagatGTAATAGAAATTAATGTGTGATTTATGAAAGCAGTTGTATGAATAAAATAGTAACTTAGGAATGAATTTAGTTATAGGaataaaatgaatatgaaaATGTGTAAACCAaaacattctattttttttatagatttaaaAATCTGAAGAATCTAGCGGTTAAGGACTAAAACATGCACGACTTAAAGGTTCTAACTTATGTTTTCCCCTTAAACTTAGTAGCAAacaattaaattagtttatggCATGtctggattttattttttacttgggGCAAATTATTTTCCTAATAACATCATGACATTACATGCATAGGTATATAAACACAGATGACTACGAAGGTGGCTTTGAGAGTTCAGATATTGAGCAACTAGTCTCAACCATAGAGTCGCAATACGAAAATTGGATCTCAATCTATGCTCCTATTGCAGTTGATCCAAATGATGTTGCCTCTGTTGACAAATTCCACAACTGCTTGAAAAGTATGGGTGCTGAAGTTGCAATTTCCTTAGCCAAAACTGTGTTTTACAGTGATTACAGAGACATGCTTGAAAAGGTTCAAATACCCTGCACTATCATCCAATCAAGCAATGATATGGCTGTTCCACTTAACATAGGGCACTACTTGGAGGAGAAAATTAAAGGGGTGTCCACTTTGGAGATCATAGACATGATTGGTCATTTCCCTCATCTAACTGCACACCTTAAGCTAGTTGAGGTGTTGAAGGGTGTTTTGAGATGAGTTAATTTGGCATGTAAGTCATCTTTAATTGTCAATTCTATCTCCTTGTGTCAAGTGTTACATTGTGAAATTTGTGTAATAGTAAAAGAAGCAGATAGATGCTGAAGAAATAGAATATGGTATTAATTACGATTTGTGTGGAAGTGTGTATTCTATTGTAAACTGACTGGCAAAGTGGATTGTTGAAGCCATAATATTGTTGGTATTATCCTTTTTGCGTGAACTAAAATTTTAAGTATCACATCCTTATGATGTTGGCCTTTTCTTAGTGTGCTGTATttgtcatttctttttttttttaattctttcttaTCAGTGGTAAATTATTGAGTATCTGACATGACAAAGGCTGCCACATCTCAGTAAATGAATGGATAAATTATCAACATACACTGATATGGGTTATTTACAATCTATACtgaagtaaataatttatttttgacagCAAGAAACTCAGATCATTTCCATTTCAATAAGAGAGTTAATACAATTAGGAACCTCAGTAATAATTGAATTATGAGGTACATTATTTGCATTTCTAGCTAAGTTATGGGCTAGAGAGTCCCCTGCCTTTTCAAAAATTTGATGGAGAAATATGGATAGTTACTCGTGATGTTCTTTATTTCCTCAATCACCAGCCCACACTGATAGCAACGAGGACCATGAGGAGGGCATTCCTTTGTGCACCCATTAAATTGTTGGTACACCAATCAAACATGTGACTTTCACATTATTAGCACGACACTCTAACCAATTGAGCTGATATGACAATtacgttataaaataattaatgttgttatatataacactaaaatttctaatatatatttaatgcacatgtaaatttatataataaattttgtgacaattaattttgatctaataattaatttttttacatacataaattttaaataaaaatcattggtttcataaaaatttatatatgtaaacaaattaattattaaatcaaaattaattgttacaaattttttttatctaaatttacgTATCAAGAACAAGAAGATTGAGATCTAATGGCAGCGGAATAGAGAATgaggaaagatgattggagacgccacttcgaGAAGAATATGAGTCAATAACAAACTCACCACCATagaaagccatggataagagcttgaaggtatgaaaagatgagtggagggagaaggagagagggGAACggaattttgagagaaaaaagggagaatgaggtttgaactttgaagtctaatttctcaaatcatcaaagttgcaaaatgcacacacaaggtctctatttatagcctaagcatcacacaaaattggaggaaaatttgaatttctattcaaatttcacttgaatttgaatttgaatttgttaagccaaatttggagccaaaatttcactaattatgattagtgaatttcagctattgTTCAGTCCATTATtccaagatcaaatccaagattctcccctaagtgtgcttaggtgtcatgaggcatgtaaaacatgaaggacatgcacaaatgtgactatatgatgtggcaatgaggtgtagcaagcaaatgcttacCTCCCCCTTTGGCTGGTccgaaatttaattggattgagtttctcccaattcaattaaatttctttcccaacacacacatcaagtagtgcacttaatgcatgtgaaattacaaaactacccctaatacaaactagtctaggtgccctgaaatacaatgactgaaaaatcctacattactctATGGTACTCTAAACTTGTGGGTACCCTCCtaacactatggagccctaaatacaaggcccaaaataatAGTGAAATAGAAATGGGCTTATACTTAACCTATGGGCCCAAAATTTACCCTAACGCTCATGaaaatcctagggccttctcctgcatcctTGGTCTTATCTTCCTGGAGTCTCTTAGCCATGGCTCTGGTGATGGGCCTcctccttgggaggattgcatcatggaAAGTACACTAATACTCCCTCAAAACATAAATCTATGTGCAACTTGTTTTTTCCATCCTATTGCATTTTCATGTGACTTAACCAACTTttttgttagagatagggggagcaacatggAGACTTAGCCTTAAAACTTGAAGAAACTTTGTCTTTTATATGCCCAACTCTCTTGAGTGGCATCTGTATTGATTGTTGTATTGtgtgttgcatcttagtctctATCATTTCATATGTGCATCATGCACCATCATGTAGAAGTAAGAAGAAAGgttctaaagttagaaaatttctTCTGTGTTTCAACCTCTCTGTTTCAATCAATTACAAGCATgatcataatcgattacacaagtgttAGTAGCTTGTAGAGAATTTTCTCATAtcgttgtaattgattacaaggtaatcataatcgattacacaattatttttgAGACAATGATTAGTTTTTCAAGAGTCtttgctttaatcgattacattgttcttgaaagttttcCAGTTTTTGcaaagaacactttaatcaattgaaatgataatataatcgattacttctttgaaataatcgattacattgtatatttaatcaattataggCAGTTATAACTGTTTTATCTATAAATAGTCATCTTGTGTTCTCTCTTTTGTGTGAAGTGCAAGTGCAAAAAGTGCGAAATTGTATGAGTTGAAGTAAGTgattaaaagagaagaaaaagcgCTTAGATACAGTATGACTCACAATTTCTAATCTTTGATTATGAAGATCATATTGTGaaaagtgagttgtgaattTCTCGAGTTCAAGAAGGCACTCATTCATTCAAACAAGGTTCTTGCGTATGATTGATCAGGTTGTGTCTTTCTTTGACTCTACTTTTCGTATGGTTTGCACATTGTTAGTATGTGAATGAATTTCTAAAGGCAtgctagaatattttttttatagtttgggctaagggtaGGAACTAAtattgcttgtaagaattctatacgcatagtgaaaatctaatttgggttggattagataactgaattagcttctctagagatagagagtgaaccagtataaaatttggtgtacttcttctcttgatcttatctttctttctcattctgGTCTTGATCAATTTCCTGAAGGTTAAAGAAAATgtctttttgaagaaaaaactttAACAAAGGATTTTGTGTAAAGG comes from Glycine soja cultivar W05 chromosome 20, ASM419377v2, whole genome shotgun sequence and encodes:
- the LOC114402694 gene encoding probable strigolactone esterase DAD2, coding for MVTPEKSLSTALNARTIGSGNETIVLCHGFGTDQSIWDKIIPLLAENYTLVLFDWPFSGAVTDKSLYDHAKYTSFEPYADDLITIIDEMDLKCVTFVGHSMSAMIGCIASTKKPELFKRLILVTASPRYINTDDYEGGFESSDIEQLVSTIESQYENWISIYAPIAVDPNDVASVDKFHNCLKSMGAEVAISLAKTVFYSDYRDMLEKVQIPCTIIQSSNDMAVPLNIGHYLEEKIKGVSTLEIIDMIGHFPHLTAHLKLVEVLKGVLR